The following proteins are encoded in a genomic region of Planococcus lenghuensis:
- a CDS encoding TIGR01212 family radical SAM protein (This family includes YhcC from E. coli K-12, an uncharacterized radical SAM protein.) — protein MEVKFPFPSDGKRYYTWNRHLRDEFGFKVMKISLDAGFDCPNRDGTVAHGGCTFCSAAGSGDFAGDRAAPIAEQFQSQKERMHKKWKDAKYMAYFQAYTNTHAPLPLLKEKFEAALREPGVIGLSIATRPDCLPGDVVEYLAELNERTYLWVELGLQTVHERTAQLVNRAHDYRTYVEGVDKLRAHGIRVCTHIINGLPLEDRDMMMKTAREVAKLDVQGIKIHLLHLLKGTPMVKQYEKGMVKFLERDEYIQLVCDQLEVLPPEFVVQRITGDGPIGLMVGPMWSANKWDVLNGIDRELDARGSFQGKYYSSEVSV, from the coding sequence ATGGAAGTGAAATTCCCTTTTCCCTCAGACGGAAAGCGTTACTATACATGGAACCGGCATCTTCGCGATGAATTCGGTTTTAAAGTCATGAAAATCTCATTGGATGCCGGGTTTGACTGTCCGAACCGGGATGGCACGGTTGCGCACGGCGGCTGTACTTTCTGCAGCGCGGCCGGTTCCGGTGACTTTGCCGGCGACCGGGCGGCACCGATTGCCGAGCAGTTCCAGAGCCAGAAAGAACGGATGCATAAAAAATGGAAAGACGCCAAGTATATGGCCTATTTCCAGGCTTATACGAATACCCATGCCCCGCTCCCGTTGCTGAAAGAAAAATTCGAAGCTGCCCTCCGTGAGCCCGGCGTCATCGGGCTGTCCATCGCTACCCGGCCGGACTGCCTTCCCGGTGATGTCGTTGAATACCTGGCTGAACTGAACGAGCGGACGTATTTATGGGTCGAGCTTGGGCTGCAGACCGTTCATGAGCGGACGGCACAACTTGTGAACCGGGCGCATGATTACCGGACTTACGTTGAAGGTGTTGACAAACTTCGGGCACACGGCATCCGGGTCTGCACGCACATCATCAACGGTTTGCCACTTGAAGACCGGGACATGATGATGAAAACAGCCCGGGAAGTCGCAAAACTTGATGTGCAGGGCATCAAAATCCATTTGCTTCATTTATTGAAAGGCACACCAATGGTGAAACAGTATGAAAAAGGCATGGTTAAGTTCCTGGAACGCGATGAATATATCCAGTTGGTTTGCGATCAGCTTGAAGTGTTGCCGCCGGAATTCGTCGTACAGCGCATTACCGGGGACGGACCGATCGGCCTCATGGTCGGCCCGATGTGGAGTGCGAATAAATGGGACGTGCTGAACGGGATTGACCGGGAACTGGATGCACGCGGCAGTTTCCAGGGGAAATACTATTCAAGCGAGGTTTCGGTATGA
- the pckA gene encoding phosphoenolpyruvate carboxykinase (ATP), with amino-acid sequence MVSVNITNELKDLLDGPNVHVQLSVPQLVEQATSRGEALLTADGAISAETGKYTGRSPKDKFTVEEPSTKDRIDWGSVNTPISPEKFDTLYQKVIDHLSKKDDLFVFKGYAGADPESRLPIQTVNEFAWHNLFAHQLFIRPTAEELKTHEAGFTVISAPTFKADPETDGTNSETFIIVSFEKRIVLIGGTEYAGEMKKSIFSVMNFLLPQQGILPMHCSANVGEHGDVALFFGLSGTGKTTLSADAGRRLIGDDEHGWSDNGVFNIEGGCYAKTINLSKENEPQIYDAIRFGSVLENVVVDPDTRVPDYDDGTLTENTRAAYPLQAIDNIVDPSVAGHPKAIIFLTADAFGVLPPISKLTKEQAMYHFLSGYTSKLAGTERGVTSPEVTFSTCFGSPFLPLHATEYAEMLGKKIDEHGSQVYLVNTGWTGGSYGTGSRMKLSHTRRMVNAALMGELDGAYTESESIFGLQMPTSINGVPGEVLNPRNSWEDKDAYDVKARELADAFNKNFKKFGTVAPEIDKKGGPVHR; translated from the coding sequence ATGGTATCTGTGAACATCACGAACGAATTGAAGGATTTGCTGGATGGTCCCAATGTACATGTCCAACTATCAGTTCCGCAGCTTGTGGAACAGGCGACTTCCCGGGGGGAAGCATTATTAACCGCAGACGGAGCTATCAGTGCTGAAACCGGTAAGTATACCGGCCGGTCCCCAAAAGATAAATTCACCGTTGAAGAACCGTCAACCAAAGACCGCATTGACTGGGGAAGCGTGAACACACCGATTTCTCCTGAAAAGTTCGATACTCTCTATCAGAAAGTAATAGACCACCTCAGCAAGAAAGACGATTTATTCGTATTTAAAGGCTATGCCGGTGCCGACCCTGAATCGCGTCTGCCGATCCAGACGGTCAATGAATTCGCCTGGCACAATCTGTTTGCGCACCAGCTTTTCATCCGCCCGACGGCAGAAGAACTTAAGACACACGAAGCAGGATTCACTGTGATTTCGGCTCCGACATTTAAAGCAGACCCGGAAACAGACGGCACCAATTCCGAAACATTCATCATCGTTTCCTTTGAAAAACGAATCGTCTTGATCGGCGGCACGGAATATGCCGGAGAAATGAAAAAATCCATTTTCTCTGTCATGAACTTCCTACTGCCGCAGCAAGGTATCCTACCGATGCATTGCTCGGCCAATGTCGGTGAACACGGTGATGTTGCACTGTTCTTTGGTCTGTCAGGCACCGGCAAAACCACCCTTTCAGCTGATGCGGGTCGCCGGCTGATCGGGGATGATGAGCATGGTTGGTCAGATAACGGCGTCTTCAATATCGAAGGCGGCTGCTATGCAAAAACCATTAATTTATCCAAAGAAAATGAGCCGCAGATTTATGACGCAATCCGGTTCGGTTCAGTGCTCGAGAATGTCGTCGTTGATCCTGATACACGCGTCCCCGACTATGATGATGGTACGCTGACCGAAAATACCCGGGCTGCTTATCCGCTCCAGGCAATTGACAATATTGTCGATCCATCTGTAGCGGGCCACCCGAAAGCGATCATTTTCCTGACTGCCGACGCATTTGGTGTATTGCCTCCGATTTCCAAACTGACAAAAGAACAGGCGATGTACCATTTCCTGAGTGGCTATACATCGAAACTGGCAGGTACTGAGCGCGGTGTCACTTCACCTGAAGTCACCTTCTCCACTTGCTTCGGTTCACCGTTTCTGCCGTTGCATGCCACCGAATATGCGGAAATGCTCGGCAAGAAGATTGATGAGCACGGCTCTCAAGTCTACCTCGTTAACACAGGTTGGACTGGCGGTTCATACGGCACCGGCAGCCGCATGAAACTCTCTCATACCCGCCGTATGGTAAATGCCGCATTGATGGGTGAACTTGACGGCGCATACACAGAATCGGAATCCATATTCGGTCTGCAAATGCCAACTTCCATCAATGGTGTGCCTGGTGAAGTGCTTAATCCGCGGAACTCTTGGGAAGATAAAGATGCCTATGACGTGAAAGCACGTGAACTGGCAGATGCATTCAATAAAAACTTTAAAAAATTCGGAACTGTAGCGCCTGAAATCGATAAAAAAGGCGGCCCTGTCCATCGCTGA
- a CDS encoding aldehyde dehydrogenase family protein: MTLQIEVPSYQLFINGEWTSAAAGDTFDVINPATGEVVAKAAKGDEADVDRAVAAALAAFESSDWRDMKPSDRADILNRIADNIAVHAEELVYLEALTSGGTVRRIGGNDIVMIIDLFQQMAKFVKEYPFSETLPVPIFPGPAHNFVWREPLGVCAAITPWNMPLLLAVWKIVPALATGNTLVLKPASNTPITSLRLAEIISEIVPPGVINVVTGSGSEVGEPLVLHPDVSKVAFTGSTEVGRNIMALAAKTIKNITLELGGKSPNILLEDADLELALPGSLFGVFLHSGQLCESGTRLFVPSSIYDVVVEKLAELTKTLTLGSQLDEATSMGPVVSKKQQETILSYIETGIEEGARLVCGGRKATVEGFENGYFVEPTIFADVTNDMKIAQEEIFGPVLTVIRYDNVDEAIKMANDSIYGLAGGVWTRDVNKAYEVARKIKAGVIWINDWHMLRNDAPFGGYKQSGIGREMGKYSLDAYTQLKHVHTSLVPELERRLAYGLLFNPPE; this comes from the coding sequence ATGACTCTTCAAATTGAAGTGCCGTCCTATCAGCTTTTTATCAACGGCGAATGGACTTCCGCCGCTGCCGGGGACACATTTGATGTGATTAACCCGGCAACAGGTGAAGTGGTGGCCAAAGCAGCAAAAGGCGATGAAGCCGATGTCGACAGAGCTGTGGCTGCTGCCCTGGCCGCTTTTGAATCATCCGACTGGCGGGACATGAAGCCTTCAGACCGTGCCGATATCCTGAATAGAATTGCCGATAACATTGCAGTCCACGCCGAAGAGCTCGTATACCTTGAAGCCCTTACTTCCGGCGGTACTGTGCGCCGGATCGGCGGGAATGACATTGTCATGATCATCGATCTGTTCCAGCAGATGGCAAAATTCGTTAAAGAATATCCGTTCTCTGAAACACTGCCCGTTCCGATTTTCCCGGGACCTGCACATAACTTCGTCTGGCGCGAGCCGCTCGGTGTCTGTGCAGCAATCACTCCTTGGAACATGCCGCTGCTCCTGGCAGTATGGAAAATCGTTCCGGCGCTTGCGACCGGCAACACGCTCGTCCTGAAACCGGCCAGCAACACGCCGATCACCTCGCTTCGGCTGGCAGAAATCATTTCGGAAATTGTCCCGCCGGGTGTTATTAACGTGGTGACAGGGTCCGGATCTGAAGTGGGCGAGCCGCTGGTGCTCCATCCCGATGTCAGTAAAGTCGCTTTTACCGGTTCCACAGAAGTCGGCCGCAATATCATGGCCCTTGCTGCTAAAACCATCAAGAACATAACACTCGAACTCGGCGGCAAATCGCCGAATATCCTGCTTGAAGATGCCGATCTCGAACTGGCGCTGCCCGGCAGTCTGTTCGGTGTATTCCTGCACTCAGGTCAGCTTTGTGAATCCGGCACGCGGCTGTTCGTTCCGAGTTCCATCTATGATGTTGTCGTGGAGAAACTTGCAGAACTTACGAAAACGTTGACCCTCGGCAGTCAGCTTGACGAAGCAACATCCATGGGACCCGTCGTCTCGAAAAAGCAGCAAGAAACGATTCTATCTTACATTGAAACCGGCATTGAAGAAGGTGCCCGGCTTGTATGCGGCGGACGCAAAGCCACAGTGGAAGGATTCGAGAACGGCTATTTCGTTGAACCGACGATTTTTGCCGACGTGACGAACGATATGAAAATTGCCCAAGAGGAAATTTTCGGACCAGTCCTCACTGTCATTCGATACGACAATGTGGATGAAGCGATCAAGATGGCAAACGACTCCATCTACGGACTGGCAGGCGGCGTCTGGACACGCGATGTCAACAAGGCTTATGAGGTGGCGCGGAAGATCAAAGCCGGTGTGATTTGGATCAACGACTGGCATATGCTCAGAAATGACGCACCATTTGGCGGCTATAAGCAGAGCGGCATCGGCCGTGAAATGGGCAAATATTCACTCGATGCCTATACACAGCTGAAACACGTCCATACGTCACTTGTCCCTGAACTGGAACGGCGGCTGGCTTACGGGCTTTTGTTTAATCCTCCCGAATAA
- a CDS encoding MDR family MFS transporter has protein sequence MPKRVWLLIIGMLVNVTGSSFLWPLNTIYMHEHLGVSLSVAGLVLMANAGAAIIGNLLGGTLFDRIGGYKSIMTGIVITLAALTGLTIWHTFMPYVTFLIIMGFSSGIVFPSMYAMIGTVWPEGGRRGFNAIYLAQNVGVAIGPALAGFLAAVSFDYIFMANLGMYILFFFIALIGFRSMSSDAAAHTSLLNESKKIRNFKPFYALLILLAGYLLCWVGYVQWQTTISTYTQEIGISLNQYSLLWSLNGALIVAGQPFIKPLVKRMEHNIKAQLVTGIVIMMSSFLVVGFAEQFSMFVVAMAILTIGEMFVWPAVPAVASQLAPKGREGFYQGIVNSTATVGRMFGPLFGGLMVDLYSMQALFIVITFLLVFSILTTLAYDRPLKEKIGATKIA, from the coding sequence GTGCCCAAACGCGTCTGGCTGTTAATTATCGGGATGCTCGTCAATGTGACAGGGAGTTCATTTTTATGGCCATTAAATACGATTTATATGCACGAACATTTAGGTGTATCCCTGTCGGTTGCCGGACTTGTATTGATGGCGAACGCCGGCGCTGCCATTATCGGTAATTTGCTTGGCGGAACGCTGTTTGACCGCATCGGCGGTTATAAGTCCATTATGACCGGTATTGTCATTACACTTGCAGCGCTCACCGGATTGACTATCTGGCACACGTTTATGCCGTATGTTACTTTTTTGATTATTATGGGATTCAGCAGCGGTATCGTATTTCCAAGCATGTATGCCATGATCGGCACTGTATGGCCGGAAGGCGGAAGAAGAGGTTTCAATGCGATTTATCTGGCGCAGAATGTCGGTGTCGCCATCGGCCCGGCACTGGCGGGCTTTCTCGCTGCAGTCAGCTTTGACTATATTTTCATGGCTAATCTCGGAATGTATATCCTCTTTTTCTTTATTGCGCTGATTGGGTTCAGATCAATGAGCAGCGATGCGGCGGCACATACTTCTCTATTGAATGAAAGCAAAAAAATCCGCAATTTCAAACCGTTTTATGCGCTGCTCATTCTGCTGGCCGGTTACTTGCTTTGCTGGGTCGGTTATGTACAGTGGCAAACAACGATCTCGACATATACGCAGGAAATCGGAATTTCCCTGAATCAATATAGCTTGTTATGGTCGCTAAACGGTGCGCTAATCGTCGCCGGACAGCCGTTTATCAAACCGCTCGTCAAACGGATGGAGCATAACATTAAAGCGCAGCTTGTGACCGGGATCGTCATCATGATGTCCTCGTTTCTCGTGGTCGGGTTTGCTGAGCAGTTCTCGATGTTCGTCGTGGCAATGGCGATTTTGACAATCGGGGAAATGTTCGTCTGGCCGGCTGTACCTGCCGTTGCGAGCCAGCTGGCACCGAAAGGCCGGGAAGGCTTCTACCAAGGGATCGTGAACTCCACGGCAACGGTCGGGCGCATGTTCGGTCCGCTGTTTGGCGGACTGATGGTTGACTTGTACAGCATGCAGGCGCTGTTTATTGTCATTACATTCCTGCTCGTGTTCAGCATATTAACCACATTGGCGTATGATCGTCCGCTCAAAGAAAAAATCGGTGCAACTAAAATCGCATAA
- a CDS encoding gamma carbonic anhydrase: MIYPFHDKEPEIDPSVFLADFTIVTGDVTIGPESSVWFNTVIRGDVAPTVIGRKVNIQDLCCLHQSPNNPLVLEDEVTVGHQVTLHSCIIRKQALIGMGSVILDGAEIGEGAFIGAGSLVPPGKKIPAGMLALGRPAKVVRELTGADRKDMERIVREYAEKGAYYKSLQKKQ, from the coding sequence ATGATCTACCCTTTTCATGATAAAGAACCGGAAATCGACCCGTCCGTCTTCCTGGCGGATTTTACAATCGTAACCGGCGACGTCACCATCGGACCGGAATCTTCTGTCTGGTTCAATACAGTGATCCGTGGTGATGTGGCACCGACCGTCATTGGCCGGAAAGTGAACATCCAGGATCTGTGCTGCCTGCATCAAAGTCCGAACAATCCGCTCGTTCTGGAAGATGAAGTCACAGTCGGCCATCAGGTGACACTGCACAGCTGCATTATTAGAAAACAGGCGCTCATCGGGATGGGTTCTGTCATTCTTGACGGTGCTGAAATTGGCGAAGGTGCTTTCATTGGGGCCGGCAGCCTCGTACCGCCTGGCAAAAAGATTCCCGCAGGCATGCTCGCGCTCGGACGGCCGGCAAAAGTGGTCCGGGAACTGACGGGTGCAGATCGGAAAGACATGGAACGTATTGTCCGGGAATACGCCGAAAAAGGCGCTTATTACAAATCACTTCAAAAAAAGCAATGA
- a CDS encoding class I SAM-dependent methyltransferase: MILQRVLPFSKELLKQVVTPGDLAVDATAGNGHDTLFLAELTGPSGRVIAFDIQEAAIEATRERVKDHDHVELVLGSHAEMDRYANRPVAAVVFNLGYLPKGDHSIITKPDSTLEAIRKGLDALKIGGLVILIIYYGHAGGVEEKDAVLDFVSGLPQKDFDVLRYGFINQQNSPPFLIAIEKKRQ, from the coding sequence ATGATCCTTCAGCGGGTATTGCCGTTTTCCAAAGAACTTCTGAAACAAGTTGTCACCCCTGGTGATCTTGCCGTCGATGCTACTGCCGGCAACGGGCACGATACATTATTTCTGGCCGAACTGACCGGTCCTTCCGGGCGCGTCATCGCATTCGATATCCAAGAAGCGGCAATCGAGGCGACGCGTGAACGGGTGAAAGATCATGACCACGTAGAATTGGTGCTTGGCAGCCACGCGGAGATGGATCGCTATGCCAATCGCCCGGTGGCAGCTGTCGTATTCAATCTCGGCTATTTGCCGAAAGGCGACCACAGCATCATCACAAAACCCGACAGCACGCTAGAAGCCATCCGAAAAGGCCTGGATGCACTGAAAATCGGCGGGCTTGTCATATTGATTATTTATTACGGCCATGCGGGCGGCGTCGAAGAAAAAGATGCTGTGCTGGACTTTGTCAGCGGACTCCCGCAAAAGGACTTCGATGTCCTTCGGTATGGCTTCATCAACCAGCAAAACTCGCCACCTTTTTTAATTGCCATCGAAAAAAAGCGCCAGTGA
- a CDS encoding helix-turn-helix domain-containing protein, protein MTVPMTIERFAHSLTAIPDQEAKIKAALQGFFSFFPFSRLSLFSYSPLNFIGEGLFFFTADGRIDSAGQIREDVRTIPAIHEVIRRKRATYVELKAEVSIFPEKYVEQFALSSVLIVPLWQGPTVIGCVFIDRYSGEMPFGEGMIQGIEEYFRLVSAMIGSSGESAKLSRREVEVLEKLSAGHSTKEMAVLMGISEFTARDYISSAMKKLNVRHRAQAIAEAVRSGLIS, encoded by the coding sequence ATGACTGTCCCAATGACAATTGAACGATTTGCCCATAGTCTGACAGCTATCCCGGATCAGGAAGCAAAAATCAAAGCTGCGCTGCAAGGTTTCTTTTCCTTTTTTCCATTCTCCCGCTTGTCCTTGTTTTCCTACTCGCCGCTGAACTTTATCGGGGAAGGATTATTCTTTTTCACCGCTGATGGCCGGATTGATTCTGCGGGACAGATTCGGGAAGATGTGAGGACCATCCCGGCTATCCACGAAGTGATCCGCAGAAAACGGGCAACTTATGTGGAATTAAAGGCTGAAGTATCCATTTTTCCAGAAAAGTACGTCGAACAGTTCGCGCTGTCATCAGTGCTGATTGTTCCGCTCTGGCAAGGGCCGACAGTCATCGGCTGCGTTTTTATCGACCGATATTCCGGTGAAATGCCATTTGGGGAAGGGATGATTCAAGGCATTGAGGAATATTTCCGCCTCGTATCGGCCATGATCGGTTCTTCAGGTGAGTCTGCAAAGCTGAGCCGGCGGGAAGTGGAAGTGCTCGAAAAACTGTCAGCCGGCCACAGTACAAAAGAAATGGCGGTTTTAATGGGAATCAGCGAGTTTACCGCGCGGGATTATATCAGTTCCGCCATGAAGAAGCTGAACGTGCGGCACCGGGCTCAAGCGATTGCCGAGGCAGTGCGGAGCGGACTTATTTCATAA
- a CDS encoding LLM class flavin-dependent oxidoreductase codes for MPISLSILDQSPISRGMSATQALQQTAQLARKAEEWGYQRFWVSEHHDATTLAGSSPEILISHLGAVTNTIRLGSGGVMLPHYSAYKIAENFKLLEALYPGRIDAGVGRAPGGMPRATYALHEGGYRDVHRFPQQVDELRMYLNDAIPEDHPYYGLKATPVTEAAPPVWMLGSSPNSAMLAAEKGLPYMYAQFINGEDGIRAAKYYRDRFKPHAGSKPQQGVAVFVSCQETEEQAERMASSLDLSMVLLEQGKPSNGTPSPEEAMSYAYTSYERNRIEDNRRRMLVGTPEQVADRIGEIAAAHGAEEVMLVTIAYDFEDKLKSFRLVAEEMKKRQ; via the coding sequence ATGCCAATCAGTTTAAGTATTCTTGATCAGTCACCGATTTCACGGGGCATGTCTGCGACCCAAGCGCTTCAGCAGACGGCTCAGCTTGCACGGAAAGCGGAGGAATGGGGCTATCAGCGGTTTTGGGTATCTGAGCATCATGACGCCACGACACTCGCAGGGTCTTCGCCCGAGATCCTGATTTCGCATCTTGGGGCAGTGACGAATACCATCCGGCTCGGATCGGGTGGGGTCATGCTGCCGCATTATTCCGCCTATAAAATTGCAGAGAACTTTAAATTGCTTGAAGCGCTATACCCGGGACGGATCGATGCGGGTGTCGGCCGGGCGCCTGGCGGAATGCCGCGCGCTACGTACGCCTTGCACGAAGGCGGCTACCGGGATGTCCACCGGTTCCCGCAGCAAGTGGACGAGCTGCGGATGTATTTGAATGATGCGATTCCGGAAGATCATCCGTATTACGGATTGAAAGCGACCCCTGTCACGGAGGCAGCACCGCCTGTCTGGATGCTCGGTTCGAGTCCGAACTCGGCGATGCTTGCTGCCGAGAAGGGACTGCCGTATATGTATGCCCAGTTCATCAACGGAGAAGATGGCATTCGGGCGGCGAAGTATTACCGGGATCGTTTCAAGCCACACGCCGGCAGCAAGCCCCAGCAGGGTGTCGCCGTGTTCGTCTCTTGTCAGGAGACCGAAGAACAGGCGGAGCGGATGGCTTCGTCGCTCGATCTGTCGATGGTGCTGCTTGAACAGGGCAAACCATCGAACGGCACGCCGTCTCCGGAAGAGGCGATGAGTTATGCCTATACTTCCTATGAACGCAACCGGATTGAAGATAACCGCCGGCGCATGCTTGTCGGCACGCCTGAACAAGTAGCTGACCGGATTGGAGAGATTGCTGCAGCACATGGAGCTGAAGAAGTTATGCTCGTTACGATTGCGTATGATTTTGAAGATAAGCTAAAATCGTTCCGGTTGGTGGCTGAAGAAATGAAAAAGCGTCAGTGA
- a CDS encoding iron-containing alcohol dehydrogenase, whose translation MSLITTYSNFGIATAIHSGSGTRAMVPDLFRGLGAKRIILFSDKGLEKAGIVDKVAEIFHLTPNGTGPELVGIFTDIEQDAGSQSVNNALRFARERGADGLLAVGGGSVLDTVKGVKFALHSGLTDIKEAIPGGLSYFAWPEAQPIPIPHVAVPTTAGTGSEVSPIAVIYNEERRVKTNIIHPFISSNMAVLDPDLTTGLPPSITAFTGFDALTHAIEALASPTATGFTDAFALQSIRMFEENIAETVNNGSNLKARMNMLQASTMGITAFSLALNAIPVHNLAHAYGALFRIPHGLANAVFLPHVLELVPDLYAGKIWLLAQALNVEAKDLSTAEQLAAVVAKIRSLQEEVGLPKDFSDFDIPEDSLELTIRAVQSDPAAMNFPLPAELITEIGRRVASLQVPQAT comes from the coding sequence ATGTCATTGATTACGACGTATTCGAATTTCGGAATCGCAACCGCCATTCACAGCGGTTCAGGCACACGCGCGATGGTTCCCGATCTGTTTCGGGGACTGGGTGCGAAACGAATTATCCTGTTCAGCGATAAAGGCTTGGAAAAAGCCGGCATCGTCGATAAAGTGGCGGAAATATTTCATCTGACACCGAACGGAACCGGACCGGAACTCGTCGGTATTTTCACCGATATCGAACAGGATGCCGGCAGCCAATCCGTCAATAATGCCTTGCGTTTTGCCCGTGAACGCGGAGCGGACGGTCTTCTGGCAGTGGGCGGCGGTAGTGTGCTGGATACAGTAAAAGGTGTGAAATTCGCTCTTCACAGTGGATTGACGGATATCAAGGAAGCAATTCCCGGCGGCCTTTCCTACTTTGCCTGGCCGGAAGCCCAGCCGATCCCGATACCGCACGTGGCCGTTCCGACAACCGCAGGCACCGGATCTGAAGTATCCCCGATCGCTGTAATTTACAATGAAGAAAGAAGAGTGAAAACCAACATCATCCATCCGTTCATCAGCTCAAACATGGCTGTTCTGGATCCGGATCTGACAACCGGGCTCCCGCCATCCATTACAGCATTCACCGGTTTTGACGCGTTAACGCATGCAATCGAAGCACTGGCGTCTCCTACCGCCACCGGCTTTACAGATGCCTTCGCGCTGCAGTCAATCCGGATGTTCGAGGAGAACATCGCGGAAACGGTGAATAATGGCTCGAATTTGAAAGCGCGGATGAATATGCTGCAGGCGAGCACCATGGGCATCACTGCCTTTAGTCTGGCATTGAATGCCATTCCGGTGCATAACCTGGCCCATGCATACGGGGCACTGTTCCGTATTCCACACGGCTTGGCGAATGCCGTTTTCCTGCCGCACGTGCTTGAACTCGTCCCGGACTTATATGCCGGTAAAATCTGGTTGCTCGCACAAGCACTTAACGTGGAAGCAAAAGACCTGTCCACCGCTGAACAATTGGCAGCAGTCGTCGCCAAAATCCGGAGCCTGCAGGAAGAAGTGGGCCTGCCAAAAGATTTTTCGGACTTCGACATTCCCGAGGATTCACTGGAGCTGACCATCCGGGCTGTCCAGTCGGACCCGGCAGCCATGAACTTCCCGCTTCCGGCAGAACTGATTACGGAGATCGGACGGCGGGTCGCTTCCCTTCAAGTTCCGCAAGCAACATGA
- the metK gene encoding methionine adenosyltransferase, which translates to MANRRLFTSESVTEGHPDKICDQISDSILDAILAEDPNARVACETTVTTGLVLVAGEITTSTYVDIPKVVRQTVRDIGYTRAKYGFDAETSAVLTAIDEQSADIAAGVDTALEAREGSMTESEIDSIGAGDQGLMFGYATNETPELMPLPISLAHQLARRLAEVRKEEILPYLRPDGKTQVTVEYDENGKPVRVDTIVISTQHHPEVTSEQIERNLKEYVINEVVPAKWLDDETKYFINPTGRFVIGGPQGDAGLTGRKIIVDTYGGYARHGGGAFSGKDPTKVDRSAAYAARYVAKNIVAAGLADKCEVQLAYAIGVAHPVSISIDTFGTGTASEEKLIELVRQNFDLRPAGIIKMLDLRRPIYKQTAAYGHFGRTDVDLPWERTNKVAALKEQVNA; encoded by the coding sequence TTGGCAAACAGACGTTTATTCACCTCAGAGTCGGTGACAGAAGGCCATCCGGATAAAATCTGCGATCAGATTTCGGATTCCATTCTCGATGCGATTCTGGCAGAAGATCCAAACGCGCGGGTTGCGTGTGAAACAACGGTTACAACAGGTCTGGTTTTGGTAGCAGGCGAAATTACAACATCCACATATGTGGATATTCCAAAAGTGGTCCGCCAGACGGTCCGGGATATCGGCTACACGCGTGCAAAATACGGTTTCGATGCTGAAACGAGCGCTGTGTTGACAGCGATCGATGAACAGTCGGCCGATATTGCCGCAGGTGTTGACACAGCGCTTGAAGCGCGTGAAGGCAGCATGACGGAATCTGAAATCGATTCAATCGGCGCCGGTGATCAGGGGCTCATGTTCGGGTATGCAACGAATGAAACACCTGAATTGATGCCGTTGCCGATCAGCTTGGCTCATCAATTGGCACGCCGCCTTGCAGAAGTACGGAAGGAAGAAATTCTGCCATACTTGCGTCCAGACGGTAAAACACAGGTAACTGTGGAATATGATGAAAATGGCAAACCGGTTCGCGTTGACACAATCGTTATTTCCACACAGCATCATCCGGAAGTGACATCTGAACAGATTGAGCGCAATCTGAAAGAATATGTCATTAATGAAGTCGTGCCTGCAAAATGGCTGGATGATGAAACGAAGTATTTCATCAACCCGACAGGCCGCTTTGTGATCGGCGGACCGCAAGGAGATGCCGGACTTACTGGCCGGAAAATCATTGTGGATACGTACGGTGGTTATGCACGTCATGGCGGAGGCGCGTTCTCCGGTAAGGATCCGACAAAAGTGGACCGTTCCGCTGCTTATGCCGCCCGCTATGTAGCAAAAAATATTGTGGCAGCCGGACTCGCTGACAAATGTGAAGTCCAGCTGGCTTACGCAATCGGTGTGGCTCACCCGGTATCGATTTCCATCGATACATTCGGCACAGGCACGGCAAGCGAAGAAAAGCTGATTGAACTTGTCCGTCAGAACTTCGATCTGCGCCCGGCCGGCATCATCAAGATGCTGGATCTGCGCCGCCCGATTTACAAACAGACAGCTGCGTACGGTCATTTCGGCCGCACAGATGTTGACTTGCCATGGGAACGGACAAATAAAGTCGCTGCGTTGAAAGAACAAGTTAATGCTTAA